The sequence below is a genomic window from Ochrobactrum quorumnocens.
CTTGCCCTTTGTCGCGTCGATCCTTGCTTTGGGCTCAGGAGGAATAATCCTCTAGTATTTCAATAAAGTGCGAATGCCGTTTGCTGAATTGGTCAATCCAGAAATCACTGGCCGGCACGCAAAAGAGGGCCGTCGAGCCCATCACGATCGCTTATATGCCGGTGAACACCTTCGCTGCTATCATCTCACTCTCTTATGTTTAACGGTTTCGGAAAACCGGTTACAGTCAATCGTTGGAGGCGGTGGAAAGAGACGGGATCAACCTGCTAGCAAACCGTGGTCAAGATGTTTAGCGCTGTGTCACGCGACATTACAGAACAGATCCTGGCGGGGATCGGTAATGAAAAAATTATATAGCTTTGCGAAGATGCATAAGTTGTTTGGTTCTGGTATTGTGACGTCTTCACCCGAGGGCCGTCAAAAGTTGGCTAGTTTATCGAAGACGTCGATACATACATTCCACGCGACAGCTAGAAATGCATAAAGATATCCCTTGGCTCTCATTACCCAATCGAATATCAATAAAATCACTGTCCCACGCAATCATATCAGTCCACGGTTTATCCGCGCCAAAGGAGATTCATGAAGGTGTTGTTAGACGATTGTCCGCCTGAAGGGGTCGCGATAAACGGGGTACCACCGGCGCAAAATGAACTCCAACCACAAACATCACCTAACCTGCGTCGCCTGATATTTGGAATTGTCGCGGTCTGGCTAACTGTGGTGGCCGGTCTGGGGTGGTGGATGTCGCAACGCGTAATGAAAGACGAGTTGGAAACCTTGGCTATGAGCGCTGAATATGAAGCGCGAACGACAGCACGTGTTGTTGATCGACTGTTCACAGAAATGAACAGTGTGGCTAACATGGTGGCAAGCCAGAGCCGCGTTATTGAACTTGCTTCACGTTATCGCCAAGACCCACCCGATTTTGAGAAACTAACACGAGAAGAGCGTGCGGCTATATTTACGAGCGATCCGTTGGTTCGCAGGGTCGGCGATTTTATGACTGAGCTATCTGATGACTTGCGTTATGCACGAATTTACATGAACAATTTGTCGCATGATACGATTACGTCCAGCCAATGGTCGGAGTCCTTTAATATCGTGGGTCAGATATACACGGGCCGGGCCTATCTGCTCGACGCATTGCGTTACGGCAAAGGGCAGTTGTTCGGTATCGCGCGTTTGAACCAAATGCCATCCTATTTCGTGACCAGTCGTATCGATGACTTAAACGATCAGCCATTAGGTTCCGTAACGGTGCGGTTCGACGCGCCGGTTATGGCGCACTATCTGACAGGGCAGCACGTGGCGCTGATCGTAAATCGTCAGGGACGCGTGACCACCGCTTCGTCGCCACAATACATGCTGCGGAATGTGGCGGGACTCTTGCCGCCGGGAACTATGCGACATTCAGACAGCGACGAAAGCTCAGGTGAGCCCATGGAGGTGCGTGCAATAGGTGGTTCGGATGAAGGCGACCGATGGCTTATCGATGGTCGGCCATATCTGGTGCGCCGCCAGCCGCTGACGGACGCGCAGTATCAGTTGTTTACGCTCGCTGCGCTGGATCATCTTACACCTATGCGCCGTCAGCATTTTGTATCAGCAGGATTAACAGCGGTCTTTGGCGTGATTTTAATCCTGTTGGCGGGTCGTGTGGCCGGACAGCGCGCTGAGCGACGTGTGCGAGCAGAACAGGAGCGAATACTCGCCAACTCAAAAGCAGCCGAACGGACATTAACGATTAAGGTACGCGAAAGGACCGCGGAGCTTGCCGAAAGTAATGCCTCGCTTAAAGCGGAGGTGGAGCGTCGCCATGTACTTGAAGAGAAACTCAATCAGTCGCTTGATTCCGTTAATGATGCTTTGGCCCAGCAACGACAATTCGTGGCCGTCGTGTCGCACGAATTTAGAGGTCCATTGGGCGTGATTTCAGCTGCCGCTGAAAATCTGTTGGCCTCTCTGGCTGACAGCTCCGATAGCATTAAGTTGCGCATTGCAAAGATTAGCCGCACAGTCAAGAGGATGTCGATGCTGATAGACAATGTGCTAGCCGGTGATCGGCTCAATCCCGGGCCGAAACCGTTCTCAAACACAGAGGTTTTCGACCTCAATGAAGTCTTACTCGCCGTTGAAGCCGGGCTTGACGAGGACGCTGTCAGGCGCGTTGAGTTTGTTCAAGGCGATAAGGCAATAATAAAAGGTGACCGCATTCTGCTGGAAATTGTGGTACAAAACATGATCCAGAATGCTTTGAAATATTCTCCTGTCACAGAACCTGTGAACGTACAATTGTCAACCGATCATAGCGTAGCACTTGTCAGCGTGATCGACCGGGGCAATGGTGTGGCGACTGAAGACCGTGAACTGATATTCATGAAGTACTATCGCGTTGCCGGTCAGGGCGTAAGTGGATCTGGTCTGGGGCTTTACATCTCGCGGGAAATTGCCCGGCAGAACGGCGGCGATCTCACTTTGGTGGCTAGCAAAGCCAATGGGGCGACTTTCTGCCTTTCGCTGCCCATTGAAGCGACAGATTTGTGACAAGCACAATGATGATAAACTGGAAAAACTATTTGTTGGTTGTCTGGGGCGGTATGGCGTGGATTTCCCCCGGACTCGATGGTCTGCACGTGGCTCGGGCGAAATCGACTTTTGGCGTCCGGGCGCCGATCAGCGACACGAGCAGTCGTCGTAACTTTGTAATTTGCGATGAACGTGTTGTTGATATAAAGATATCCTCGAGCTTTTCGCCAAGCTAAGCGCGCCTGCACTTCGGCGGCAGGTTATCAAGCCAGTATCAATTCAGCAGCAAGTCGATCTGGTTTTGCGAGATACAGCAGATAGGTGCTATCGATCAATCTGGACCCGTTGTGATCGGACTGCGCAGATTTCATTTACCGGCATTTCTTCCCGTCCGTCAGTTCTTAACAGTGTGTGACTTGGACGCCTACCTTCATTGTAGCTGGTAATGTTTCCAGATTTTAGATCAAGAGCACATGACATTTACAGAATGAGGCAAACAAACCGCTATCTAAAGGGCAGAGAAAAACCATCTAGCCGCTGCTCTCTACCATAGTCTTCTTGAAACGATGATTGAAGACGACAGGAAGTGACAGAAAGTGACATTTAGTGCAGTTGCGACAGCCAAACGTGCCGCTAAGCATATAGAAACGGGATTGCTTCATTTGGGCGAAGAAGGCATCGCGCAGTGGAACATTCGAAGTGAATTTCGTTGTCCACTTTGCGGACATTGTTGCTTTATTTATTCATTTGGTTGAGCATTTCCCCACAGTACGTTTACTTCGTGCAACGATATACATCGCGGAAGTCGCGCAATGCGTCTTAGCTTGAATGGATACGTAGAAGTTTAAAGGTGGAAGGGGACATCTTGAGATCTAATCAAAATAAATCCGAAAGTTGCAAAAACTTAGCGCCGGTGTGCCATCATGGAGGTCACATGACCAAGTGGCGAGGCAGGGTTGCATCTGTTGCAGGTCTTTACGGTTCGGTTGCAATTATCACGGCGGCTGCGTCTGTCTCCACGGTGCTGGCTCCGTCTTGGACCGGAATCGCCGATAGGGCGTGGGCTGCATGCACGGTGCAGCCAGACAGCAGTTACCTTTGCTCTGGTGCTTCTGCCGGAGAGGTAATCACCAACTCGACTCCCCTTACAATTATCGCAGACAGTACATTCATTGCTGACAATCCCGCAGGTGAGGGCATCTATATAAGCTCTACAAACGGCGGGATCGGTTTTACACAGCAAAGTGGGAGCAAGATTACCGGCGCATCAACAGGTGTTTTTGTTGATGCGGATATCCCCGGTTCAGTGGATTTGGAAATTTCTGGTGATGTCAGCGGTAATGGAGACGCCGCAATTTGGGCTATAAACCGCACCACAGCCACAGATGTCTCGGTCACTCAGAAAGCGGGAAGCACCATAACTGGTTACACCCATGGTATTCGCGTTGACAACTATGGTACGGGTTCATCGAACGTTACAACATCGGGTACGATTGTTCAAACGCAGACTGGCGCAGGCAATTTCGATACCTATGGTGTCTATGCCTACAATGCGTCGTCCGCGACAGATATCACCCTCATCCAGACGGCAGGATCGATTTCCGCCAACTGGTTTGGAATGTATGGTAACAACCGCGGGACGGGCTCGACAAAGATTGTCAGTTTGGGCGATGTCACGGCAGTTGAGCGTGCTGGACTGTATGCCTATAACACAAGCACTGCGAAGAATATAGTCATCGAGAAAACTGCCGGTATGGCCAAAGGTGGAACATACGGCATTTTTGCAGACAACGATGGAACCGGTTCAACAACGGTTGCAGTCGCCGGAACTGTGACCGCTTCTGGCACCTATGGCGTCTTTTCCCGCAATGGCAGCAGAGCCACTGATCTGACCGTGAATCAGACGGGCGGTACGATCACGGGTCCATCCTACGGGATTTATGCTTTAAATCGCGGAACTGGAGCGACGACCGTAACCGTCGCGGGCAATGTAACTGGCACGAATGGTTATGGTATCGCAGCTTATGGCGAGGCAAGCACAACCGATGTTACAGTACAACAGACCTTGGGTTCTATTGAAGGCAAAACTGGTGTTCTGCTTTCTAACTACGGCTCAGGTGCGTCATTGGTTAGCGTCGCTGATAAAGTCAGGGGTGGCGCTGGCGCCGGCATCCAGACATTGGCTGCCAACGGTGCGACCATCAATATTGCTCAGACAGCAACGCTTTCAGCAACGTCCGGTATCGCCATCCGCGACGGTGGTGTCGCGGGTAATCCGATAGCATCGGACACGGTTGGAGGTAATGTCATCGTTAACAGCGCCGGTCTTGTCACGGGCGATGCAATTCTTGGTCTTGGCGATGATACATTCAATCTGGCTGGCGGTACCTATACCGGTAACATATACGGCGACGACCGGGACGAACCTCAGAGCAGTGATGGAATTGCAAACCATGAGGGTAACGATACGTTCAACTGGACGGGCGGCAACTTGGTCGGCGGCTTCTACGGTCAGGACGGTTCCGACACCGCAACGGTGAGCGCATCGTCCTATGATGGTTCGCAGGTGCTTGACGGCGGCGATGACACCTCTGTTGTCGATGGTATGATCGATACACTTACGCTCAAGGGTGTAACGGCGACCGCGAATGGTGGCAAGATTACCAATTGGGAAATCGTTACTTTGGACCAATCCAATCTGTCGATTGACGACGGTGCATGGCATGTCGGCGAGCCAAATGAGGGGACAACTGGCGTTAATCTCACGAACGGATCGACGCTCGATGGTATGGCATCGCTCGACTTCGACGGCAATATGACGATCGATTCAACATCGATGTTTATCGGAACTGGTGATGGTAGTGGCGTTTATTCATTCAGCGGCGACGTCACCAATGCCGGAACGATCACCACTGTTGATGATGCCGTTGGCGACGTTGTGATCATCGGTGGAAATTATACAGGCAACGGTGGACAGATGCTGTTCGACGTTGTTCTTGGCGACGACAGTTCTAAAACTGATATGGTTGTCATTAATGGCGATACCTCTGGTACGACAAATGTCGGCGTCAACAATGTCGGCGGAACGGGCGCACAGACCAATGAAGGCATCAGGATCGTTGAGGTCAACGGTGCTTCCAACGGTTCGTTCTCGCTTCTTGGCGATTACTCGGTTGGCGGCAAGCAGGCCGTCGTTGCAGGCGCTTACGCTTATCAGCTTTATAAAGGCGGTACGTCTACACCGACTGATGGCAACTGGTATCTGCGGTCACAACTTAAGCCGACTGATCCTGAAACGCCGCTTTATCAAGCCGGTGTTCCGACCTACGAAGCTTATCCGCAGGCATTGCTTGGCCTCAACGGCGTACCGACCCTGCAGCAGCGTGTTGGCAATCGCTTCTGGGCGGGTAATGGCAACAAGGTTATCGCACAGGGCGCTGATCCAGTCGGCTCACCATATGCTGCACCCGAAGAAGCCGGTGTTGCGATTGAAGGCAATGGCGTCTGGGGGCGCATCGAAGGTGCACATAACAGCATCGAACCGCGTTTTTCGACGTCAGGCACCGATTACGACCAGAATGTCTTCAAGCTTCAGGCCGGTATTGATGGTTTATTGAGTGAAACGGAAAGCGGCAAACTCATTGGCGGGATCACTGTCCATTATACCCATGGCAAAACCGACACCAGTTCTGTTTACGGAGATGGTGAGATTAGCACCCATGGTTATGGCTTGGGCGGTACGCTCACTTGGTATGGCGAGAATGGCTTCTACCTCGACGGTCAGGGTCAGGTGACGTGGTATAAGAGCGATCTCGACTCCGTTCTTGCCAATGCCAATCTTGCTGACGGCAACAAGGGGTTCGGCTATACGCTGTCTCTTGAAGGCGGCAAGCGCTTTGCCATCGATCCGGCATGGTCAGTCACGCCACAGGCACAGCTGGTTTATTCCAATGTCGATTTTGATGCATTCACCGATCCATTCGGTGCGCGTGTCAGTCTTGACCGCGGTGAAAGCCTCCAAGGTCGTCTTGGTCTAACGCTCGATCATGAAAACTCGTGGCAGAACGACAATGGCTTGCTCAACCGCACGCACGTCTACGGCATCGCCAATCTCTATTACGAATTCCTCGAAGGGACGAAGGTCGATGTTGATGGCGTGAGCTTTGCCAGCCGCAAGGACCGCGTATGGGGTGGCTTGGGCGTCGGTGGAACTTACAACTGGGATAATGATAAGTATTCGATCTATGGCGAAGGTCTTATCAATACCAGTCTTAACAACTTCGGCAACAGTTATTCCGTGAAAGGGACAGTTGGCTTTCGCATGAAGTGGTAACATAATCACAGAGGGCTGATGTTGGTGCCCGGACTCAAACAACGTCAGCAATCGTGACAGACCGCTATCAGTCCGCCCCCCTATTAACTGATAGCGGTCTCCTTTTTACAAAATCAGCAATGCCCTAAAATCCTCTGACGCGCATAGCAGCGGAGCTTCAACGAAGCCATTTGTGTTAAATTCCGGATAACGGAAAGTGCGCTGAACTCCGGATCCTCCGATGCGGAAATTGTAACTCTTCCATCCGTTGAACGGTTCAAGCGAGGGCAACGAGTTATGCCTGTGGCTGCGTCGGTGAGTTGAAACTGGAAACAATTGCGCATCGGCAGAGCGCACGGACGCGAACCTTCATAATGCTTCTGATGATCGGAACATCACATTGCGTGATTAGCTCCCGTTTTTGAAATGGTAAGCGGTCATTATTAGCTTTTATTATTTGCCCTTTGTGCCGCCAGGGATAGGGACCGTGTACCGCGTTCACTTCTGCAACACGATAGAAGCAGGTTCGTTACCAATTTTCCGTTATTTAATAAAGCCATAGTGTCCCACTATCGCCATAATGAAACTCTTGGCTATCACACCGCTTTTTCCACATTATTTTGAAAACTGTGCCAGATCATTTACTGCGCGCTTAAGTCAAATCCTGCTTCAAACACAAATTAGCACGACGTCGTCTGATGCCGGACATTGTTGGTGCGAGGCTGTCGTCGGCATATATGGCGCGAGATCTGAGGTCAAACCTTTGAATCCAACGATATCAGCCTGATAGGGAGTGTCCTGCCCGTGCTCTGATAGCATTTCCTCAGTTTAGGCAATGTTGAAGTTTGAAACTGATAATTCGGGTGCCCATACAGAGATTGTCCAAGTCCAAGCATTGGTAACCGCGAAGCGAATTAACCTGATAACCCTAATGGTGTCCCAATTTCACTTTTTCGTACCCTGAAATCGAAAGCATGAGACCCCAGGAGTTATCAAAGTGCGGAAGCTTGATCTCCAGCTCCCGTCGAAGTCGCTTTCTGCAAGTGGTTGCTTTCTATCGCTGCACGACGCTCGTGCGCAACTTGTTTTCACTCGTAGTGACTGCTGAGCTCAGCAACGCACTATGAGCTGACATCTTAATGGATTCTTCAAACTGCGTATCGCGACCAGCGATAACAAATGACCGTAAGTGTAAGAAAGTGAAAGTGCAAATACTTCTCTAAAACACTAAATAATAGCTCAGATAATGACTCGGGGTTCGTGCTGTTCATTTGATAATTTTTGAGCGCAGCAGGGTACTCAAGCGTATTGAAGGGGGAGCAGGTTCGTTGCAAGTCGAGCGCAAATTTCATGAAACATCCTCTAAAATGTGGCCCTACAGAGGCAGTACAGGCGCTTCATCTGCGAGAGCGATTAGAGGGCATTTGCTTTGTACTAGGGCGCCGCAAGGAGTCGCTGTATGTTCCCGGAAGTCTCAATTTCCGACAATAGGTCAATTTTTCGACCGCTGCAGGTCTGCTAAGCTTACGGCGCCGTCAGTTTGGTCGGTTTCGCCCCGCTCGCTTCTCTTTGATGTTCCGTCGTCATCGAGCGGCTTGAAGCCATCTCCGGTGACGACCGCCTCTGTGGTCGTTTCATTTGCGAGCCGTTCTCCTCAGCGAACCGACTGCAAACGCCAGTTCGCATTACTTCGATATTACAGCGGCGCGTACGGCTTGAAGCCTCTCGCGGGCCGCCAGTGTCTGGCGGAGCAGTGATTTGACAATTGCTAAGCGAGAGCACCATCGCGGCGGCCACTCAGACGCCGTGCTTCAATTTCTCAAACGAGATTCATTCGCACTCATTAACTCGATCAAACAGGATCTTCCATGACCATTTCAGACATTGAGCCATCAAACCTTGGCCAAAAAGGCCGACCCAGCAAACAACTGCGTGATAACGGAATGGGTTCCGCATGGCGTTGCCTTGTTTTGCGGGGTGGCCGCGTTGCGAAATATAAGGGCGTTGCCGGTGGCGTCGCGCCGCACGAAGCCACTGGTTCGTCTTTCATAACGGGTCTCGCTTCTACGTCGCTGATTGCGCTGACGTCTCTTATTGCTTTGCCTTCGGCCTCATTGGCGGGCTCTTGTACGACAGGTCCCGCTTCCGTTTGCTCGGGTCCCGCTGCGGCAGGCGATACAACGCAGGTGATTACTGGAACTGGCGTCGAAGTAACGACTGAAGCCGATTTCGGGCTTTCCGTTGGATCCGGTAATGCTGTAACGATCACCGGCACGAACGGCGTCTCGTTTAATGACAATGCCGCGTCAGCGATCACCGGCCAGAATTATGGCTTGGAAATCACAAACGGGACCTCCGGCGACCTGGTCGTAAACTCCAATGGCCATATCACAGGCGAAAACTGGGATGCAGTTTCGGTGACAAATGGCGCAGGAACAGGCAATATCACCATTAACGTCAATGATCTTGACGGCGGAAGACGCGGCATTGAAGCCCGCCAGTCTGGTACAGGTGCGGTTAATATTACGTCCACCGGTGTGATCAACTCTGTCTGGGACGGTATCGTCGCCGAGACGGGATCTGGCGCTGAGGGTGGCATCACAATTGATGTAAACGAGATCAACGCTCAGGGCATCGGTGGCAACGGTACCGGCATTTACGCACTTAATGGCGGAAGTGGTGATACATCGATCACCGCTTCAGGTACAGTGACTTCCGATAAGGGTGAAGGCATCCTTGTCTTAAACACAGCTAGCGCAGGGTCGATCAAAGTCGATGTCAAAAGCGTAGTTGCTGGCACGGTTGGTATTGATGTCCGTCACAGCGGAGCGGGCACTATCGAAGTCATTTCGGATGGACTGATCGAAAGTGGTGGCAACGGCGTTGTTGCTGTCGCGGGGCCAACCACAAGTGGCGTTACTGTCGACGTAAAAGACATTAAAGCCGGCGGTTTCGGCGTCAATCTGCCCGGCAACAATGGTACCGGCGATGTTACTGTCAGCGCAAACAACATCGAATCCGATAGCACTGGCATCAACTTCGATAATGGCCCACGCACGAGCAACTTCAATGTTGATGTGACTAAGATCGTTTCCGGCCTTGACGGTATAAACGGCTACGCCAGTGGCACTGGCAACGTTGATATCAACGTTGGATCGATCATTGCGGATCGTATTGGCGTTTGGATGGACGTGGATGCCAGCCCGAATGCCGGAACGACGACCCTTAATATCGGCGATATCACCGCTGGAAATGAAGGCATCAATATCGACACCAACGCGTACACCGCAGGGCTGGAAATTAACGTCAACGACGTTAACTCCGGGGCAAGCGCTATTCATTTTACTCATAGAGGTAGCGGCGATACGATCGTCACCGCGAATGATATCACGACCAAGACTGGCCACGGCATCTGGTTCAGCACCTATGGCACTGGCGACGTTAATATTGCGGCCCATGATATTAATACAGCCGGTATTGGTATGTGGTTTGATACCTATCTCACCACCAAGGACCTGAACGTTAATGTGAACAACATTACGTCAGGTGGCGATAGCATCAACGCTGTTCATAGCGGCACCGGTGTTGCGACAATTACCTCCACAGGCACGATCAAGTCGGATGGAGTGGGTATTAACCTGCTTAATGACACTGCGGCGTTCAACGCCTCAGCGCCTGACAGCCAGAATATTATTACAGTCAACAACATTGAAACGCCGAACAATGTTGCCATCAATGTCGACTCGAGTGCAGCTAAAGGGACCACAATCACCACCAACGGTGCCATCAATACGCCGGCAGCAGGTGCACTCGGCGGCGATGGCATTCGCGTGGTTGAGCGCAAAGGTCCTCTCGTCATCAATGTTGCAAAGAGCAGCACCATCACATCCTACAACAATACGATGGATTTGACGAATTACAGCACCGCAGGAACGACCATCAATGTCGATGGAACTCTGAAGTCAACTGCGGCACTAGGCGCTTGGGACGGCGTTATCTGGGTCTATGGAACGCCTGGCACGACCACCGTTAACATCAATGACGGCTCCACAGTTCAAGCTGCGGCCAAAGCCAGCTTCGCGATGACCGACAACGAAGGCGATTCAATCGTTAACGTTGGAAAATCGACAGTGACGGGCGGCTTCCGTCTTGGAACGGGCGATGATGCGCTGACCTTCAATGGCACCGACATGACAAATGTAGGGACACTTGACGGTGGCGCTGGCAACACCGGCGGCGATGTTTTGACGCTTAACGGTGTTGAGAACTTCACCCGCAATCTTCAGACTGCAACTCAGGAAATCAGAAACTGGGATGCCGTTAATCTGAACGGTGGCACTGCGGATCTAGTTGGAACACTGACGACTGACGTCTTCACTGTTGGCAAGGACAGCGGTGGTAATCCGGCTGTTCTGTCCATTGGTGCAGCGAATGTCGGTAACACACTGACAACCACCGGCGACTATGTCGGCGCAGGCGGCACCCTTGTTGTTGACACTGTCCTCGGAGGCGACAACTCCGCGACTGATCTGTTCAAGATCGGCGGCAGCACATCAGGTTCAACCGATCTGCGTGTGAACAATATTGGCGGCACCGGTGCACCGACTGTTGAAGGCATCAAGGTTATCGATGTGGCGGGTGCATCAAACGGCGCTTTCAAGCTCATCGGTGGTAACTACTCGCTCAATAATCAGCAAGTCATGGTTGTCGGAGCTTACGGTTACACGCTTTGGAAGAACGGCGTTTCCACACCAACTGATGGTGAT
It includes:
- a CDS encoding ATP-binding protein — translated: MKVLLDDCPPEGVAINGVPPAQNELQPQTSPNLRRLIFGIVAVWLTVVAGLGWWMSQRVMKDELETLAMSAEYEARTTARVVDRLFTEMNSVANMVASQSRVIELASRYRQDPPDFEKLTREERAAIFTSDPLVRRVGDFMTELSDDLRYARIYMNNLSHDTITSSQWSESFNIVGQIYTGRAYLLDALRYGKGQLFGIARLNQMPSYFVTSRIDDLNDQPLGSVTVRFDAPVMAHYLTGQHVALIVNRQGRVTTASSPQYMLRNVAGLLPPGTMRHSDSDESSGEPMEVRAIGGSDEGDRWLIDGRPYLVRRQPLTDAQYQLFTLAALDHLTPMRRQHFVSAGLTAVFGVILILLAGRVAGQRAERRVRAEQERILANSKAAERTLTIKVRERTAELAESNASLKAEVERRHVLEEKLNQSLDSVNDALAQQRQFVAVVSHEFRGPLGVISAAAENLLASLADSSDSIKLRIAKISRTVKRMSMLIDNVLAGDRLNPGPKPFSNTEVFDLNEVLLAVEAGLDEDAVRRVEFVQGDKAIIKGDRILLEIVVQNMIQNALKYSPVTEPVNVQLSTDHSVALVSVIDRGNGVATEDRELIFMKYYRVAGQGVSGSGLGLYISREIARQNGGDLTLVASKANGATFCLSLPIEATDL
- a CDS encoding autotransporter outer membrane beta-barrel domain-containing protein, producing MTKWRGRVASVAGLYGSVAIITAAASVSTVLAPSWTGIADRAWAACTVQPDSSYLCSGASAGEVITNSTPLTIIADSTFIADNPAGEGIYISSTNGGIGFTQQSGSKITGASTGVFVDADIPGSVDLEISGDVSGNGDAAIWAINRTTATDVSVTQKAGSTITGYTHGIRVDNYGTGSSNVTTSGTIVQTQTGAGNFDTYGVYAYNASSATDITLIQTAGSISANWFGMYGNNRGTGSTKIVSLGDVTAVERAGLYAYNTSTAKNIVIEKTAGMAKGGTYGIFADNDGTGSTTVAVAGTVTASGTYGVFSRNGSRATDLTVNQTGGTITGPSYGIYALNRGTGATTVTVAGNVTGTNGYGIAAYGEASTTDVTVQQTLGSIEGKTGVLLSNYGSGASLVSVADKVRGGAGAGIQTLAANGATINIAQTATLSATSGIAIRDGGVAGNPIASDTVGGNVIVNSAGLVTGDAILGLGDDTFNLAGGTYTGNIYGDDRDEPQSSDGIANHEGNDTFNWTGGNLVGGFYGQDGSDTATVSASSYDGSQVLDGGDDTSVVDGMIDTLTLKGVTATANGGKITNWEIVTLDQSNLSIDDGAWHVGEPNEGTTGVNLTNGSTLDGMASLDFDGNMTIDSTSMFIGTGDGSGVYSFSGDVTNAGTITTVDDAVGDVVIIGGNYTGNGGQMLFDVVLGDDSSKTDMVVINGDTSGTTNVGVNNVGGTGAQTNEGIRIVEVNGASNGSFSLLGDYSVGGKQAVVAGAYAYQLYKGGTSTPTDGNWYLRSQLKPTDPETPLYQAGVPTYEAYPQALLGLNGVPTLQQRVGNRFWAGNGNKVIAQGADPVGSPYAAPEEAGVAIEGNGVWGRIEGAHNSIEPRFSTSGTDYDQNVFKLQAGIDGLLSETESGKLIGGITVHYTHGKTDTSSVYGDGEISTHGYGLGGTLTWYGENGFYLDGQGQVTWYKSDLDSVLANANLADGNKGFGYTLSLEGGKRFAIDPAWSVTPQAQLVYSNVDFDAFTDPFGARVSLDRGESLQGRLGLTLDHENSWQNDNGLLNRTHVYGIANLYYEFLEGTKVDVDGVSFASRKDRVWGGLGVGGTYNWDNDKYSIYGEGLINTSLNNFGNSYSVKGTVGFRMKW
- a CDS encoding autotransporter outer membrane beta-barrel domain-containing protein; the encoded protein is MTISDIEPSNLGQKGRPSKQLRDNGMGSAWRCLVLRGGRVAKYKGVAGGVAPHEATGSSFITGLASTSLIALTSLIALPSASLAGSCTTGPASVCSGPAAAGDTTQVITGTGVEVTTEADFGLSVGSGNAVTITGTNGVSFNDNAASAITGQNYGLEITNGTSGDLVVNSNGHITGENWDAVSVTNGAGTGNITINVNDLDGGRRGIEARQSGTGAVNITSTGVINSVWDGIVAETGSGAEGGITIDVNEINAQGIGGNGTGIYALNGGSGDTSITASGTVTSDKGEGILVLNTASAGSIKVDVKSVVAGTVGIDVRHSGAGTIEVISDGLIESGGNGVVAVAGPTTSGVTVDVKDIKAGGFGVNLPGNNGTGDVTVSANNIESDSTGINFDNGPRTSNFNVDVTKIVSGLDGINGYASGTGNVDINVGSIIADRIGVWMDVDASPNAGTTTLNIGDITAGNEGINIDTNAYTAGLEINVNDVNSGASAIHFTHRGSGDTIVTANDITTKTGHGIWFSTYGTGDVNIAAHDINTAGIGMWFDTYLTTKDLNVNVNNITSGGDSINAVHSGTGVATITSTGTIKSDGVGINLLNDTAAFNASAPDSQNIITVNNIETPNNVAINVDSSAAKGTTITTNGAINTPAAGALGGDGIRVVERKGPLVINVAKSSTITSYNNTMDLTNYSTAGTTINVDGTLKSTAALGAWDGVIWVYGTPGTTTVNINDGSTVQAAAKASFAMTDNEGDSIVNVGKSTVTGGFRLGTGDDALTFNGTDMTNVGTLDGGAGNTGGDVLTLNGVENFTRNLQTATQEIRNWDAVNLNGGTADLVGTLTTDVFTVGKDSGGNPAVLSIGAANVGNTLTTTGDYVGAGGTLVVDTVLGGDNSATDLFKIGGSTSGSTDLRVNNIGGTGAPTVEGIKVIDVAGASNGAFKLIGGNYSLNNQQVMVVGAYGYTLWKNGVSTPTDGDWYLRSQIAPVAPVDPTNPVDPNNPVDPTNPTNPGTPGVPLYQAGVPTYEAYSQALLGLNGVSTLQQRVGNRIWAGNGNKVVAQGADPVGSPYAAPEEAGVAIEGNGVWGRIEGAHNSIKPRVSTSNTDYDQNILKLQAGIDGLLMETENGKLIGGVTVHYVHGKTDTSSLSGDGKISTDGYGFGGTLTWYGENGFYLDGQGQVTWYKSDLDSLLANANLDNGNKGFGYTLSLEGGKRFAIDPEWSVTPQAQLVYSNVDFDAFTDPFGSRVSLDRGESLQGRLGLTLDHETSWQDDNGTLNRANVYGIANLYYEFLEGTRVDVAGTSIASEQERLWGGLGVGGSYNWNDDKFSIFGEGLVNTSLNNFGDSYSVKGNVGFRVKW